A part of Synechococcus sp. KORDI-49 genomic DNA contains:
- a CDS encoding DUF938 domain-containing protein, whose product MTQGSDQRLIFPATERNRAAIGALLDTLLPDRGVVLELASGSGEHAITFQQRFPGLLWQASDPNPDHRASINAWIRHAGLDDVMPAALDLDVQERPWRLPGPVADGLAAMVCINLLHISPAGCSEALLLEACERLPDDGLLIIYGPFRRDGQHTSASNAAFDASLRQRDPRWGVRDVAWIDDLLEPLPMERISCHTMPANNLTLVLQRRMTIAKC is encoded by the coding sequence GTGACCCAGGGCTCTGACCAGCGGCTGATCTTCCCGGCCACCGAACGCAACAGAGCGGCGATCGGTGCCCTGCTCGACACGCTGCTTCCCGACAGAGGCGTGGTGCTGGAACTGGCCAGCGGCAGCGGGGAACATGCGATTACGTTCCAGCAACGCTTCCCCGGACTGCTCTGGCAGGCAAGCGATCCGAACCCCGATCACCGCGCCAGCATCAACGCCTGGATCCGCCATGCCGGATTGGATGACGTGATGCCGGCAGCGCTGGATCTCGATGTGCAGGAGCGTCCCTGGCGCCTTCCCGGACCGGTTGCCGACGGTCTCGCGGCCATGGTGTGCATCAACCTGCTTCACATCAGCCCCGCTGGCTGCAGCGAGGCGCTGTTGCTGGAGGCCTGTGAGCGCCTACCGGACGATGGCCTGCTGATCATCTACGGACCGTTCCGCCGCGATGGTCAGCACACCAGTGCCAGCAATGCCGCCTTTGATGCGTCCCTCAGACAGCGGGACCCCCGCTGGGGTGTGCGGGATGTGGCCTGGATCGACGACCTGCTGGAGCCCCTGCCCATGGAACGCATCAGCTGCCACACCATGCCGGCGAACAATCTCACGCTTGTGCTGCAGCGACGGATGACGATTGCCAAGTGCTGA
- a CDS encoding mechanosensitive ion channel family protein codes for MNLTLFLTNFVIGVAITLTASLLLRRVLPRFTRRTASDFDDFVLKALSQSVLPFGIVVVLLLTQTNLGLPNDIQRAYDVVLRIIGTVVIVRFVNRVGSRFLEGVARRAGDDLEQLFRSLQPLVQALVWIVGVLVLSQSLGVKLAAIWALLSAGGIGIGLALKDPAQELFAYLMILLDKPFTVGQFITVGSTSATVERIGVRSTHLRSLRGEAVVMNNSALTNATILNFADMNTRRMIYSLGVTYDTGVDQMKAIPAIVEAVINTIANTTFNRCHFTEFGDSSLNFELVYTIDTRDYTMALNAQQEVNLGIMEAFAAEGITFAFPTQTLYLEGESRPVTAS; via the coding sequence GTGAATCTGACGCTCTTTCTGACGAACTTTGTCATCGGGGTTGCGATCACGCTGACGGCATCGTTGCTGTTGCGACGGGTGCTGCCGCGGTTCACACGACGCACCGCGAGTGACTTTGATGATTTCGTTCTGAAAGCTCTGTCGCAGTCGGTGCTGCCCTTCGGCATCGTCGTGGTGCTGTTGTTGACCCAGACGAATCTGGGGCTTCCCAACGACATCCAGCGGGCTTACGACGTGGTGCTGAGGATCATCGGCACCGTGGTGATCGTCCGCTTTGTGAATCGCGTCGGCAGCCGTTTTCTGGAGGGGGTGGCCCGACGGGCCGGGGACGATCTCGAGCAGCTGTTCAGGAGTCTTCAGCCCCTGGTGCAGGCCCTCGTCTGGATCGTCGGAGTGCTCGTGCTCTCGCAAAGCCTCGGGGTGAAACTCGCCGCCATCTGGGCTCTGCTCAGCGCCGGCGGCATCGGCATCGGTCTGGCTCTCAAGGATCCCGCTCAGGAACTGTTTGCCTACCTGATGATCCTTCTTGATAAACCTTTCACCGTGGGTCAGTTCATCACGGTGGGGTCCACATCAGCCACGGTGGAGCGGATCGGGGTGCGCTCCACCCACCTGCGCAGCCTCAGAGGAGAAGCCGTGGTGATGAACAATTCGGCACTCACCAATGCCACCATCCTCAATTTCGCCGACATGAACACACGGCGGATGATTTACTCCCTCGGCGTCACCTATGATACCGGAGTGGATCAGATGAAAGCGATCCCCGCGATCGTGGAGGCCGTGATCAACACCATTGCCAACACAACATTCAATCGTTGCCATTTCACGGAATTTGGCGACTCCAGCCTCAATTTCGAGCTGGTGTACACCATCGACACCCGGGATTACACCATGGCTCTCAATGCTCAACAGGAGGTGAATCTCGGAATCATGGAAGCCTTCGCCGCCGAAGGCATCACCTTCGCCTTCCCCACCCAGACGCTCTATCTGGAAGGGGAGTCAAGACCGGTAACGGCATCCTGA
- the purS gene encoding phosphoribosylformylglycinamidine synthase subunit PurS, with protein sequence MPLYQARVLVRLRPSVLDPAGEAARSAANRLGVEGISKLRIGKSVEMEVEAPDEAEARRRLELLSDRLLANPVIEDWSLELQNP encoded by the coding sequence GTGCCGCTTTATCAAGCCCGCGTCCTGGTGCGCCTGCGTCCCTCCGTGCTCGATCCAGCCGGCGAAGCCGCCCGCAGCGCGGCCAACAGGCTCGGCGTGGAAGGCATCAGCAAACTGCGCATCGGCAAGTCGGTCGAGATGGAGGTGGAGGCCCCCGATGAAGCCGAGGCACGGCGACGCCTGGAACTGCTGAGCGATCGGCTGCTGGCCAATCCGGTGATCGAGGACTGGTCTCTGGAGCTGCAGAACCCATGA
- the purQ gene encoding phosphoribosylformylglycinamidine synthase subunit PurQ, whose product MSIGVVVFPGSNCDRDVQWATEGCLGMPTRRLWHEDTDLSGLEAVVLPGGFSYGDYLRCGAIARFAPVLQSLLDFASRGGRVLGICNGFQVLTELGLLPGALTRNRDLHFICEDAQLQVASARSPWLRAYGTGGTLTLPIAHGEGRYQCSDETLHQLQDDDAVALRYGSNPNGSVADIAGITNPAGNVLGLMPHPERACDEAIGGIDGRAMLEALLS is encoded by the coding sequence ATGAGCATCGGTGTCGTGGTGTTCCCCGGCTCCAACTGCGACCGGGATGTGCAGTGGGCCACCGAAGGCTGTCTCGGCATGCCCACCCGTCGGCTCTGGCATGAAGACACCGACCTGAGCGGACTGGAGGCGGTGGTGCTGCCCGGCGGCTTCAGTTACGGCGACTATCTGCGCTGCGGAGCGATCGCCCGCTTCGCACCGGTGCTGCAGTCGCTGCTGGATTTCGCCTCCCGCGGCGGCAGGGTGCTGGGCATCTGCAACGGCTTCCAGGTGCTCACCGAACTTGGACTGCTGCCCGGGGCCCTCACCCGCAACCGCGATCTGCACTTCATCTGCGAGGACGCGCAGCTGCAGGTGGCCAGTGCCCGCAGCCCCTGGCTGCGGGCCTACGGCACCGGAGGCACGCTGACCCTCCCGATCGCTCACGGGGAAGGGCGTTACCAGTGCAGCGACGAGACCCTGCACCAACTGCAGGACGACGATGCCGTTGCCCTGCGTTACGGCAGCAACCCCAACGGCTCCGTGGCCGACATCGCCGGCATCACCAACCCGGCCGGCAACGTGCTGGGACTGATGCCACATCCGGAACGGGCCTGTGATGAGGCCATCGGGGGCATCGACGGACGGGCCATGCTCGAGGCGCTGCTGAGCTGA
- a CDS encoding LD-carboxypeptidase, with product MWNRRSLLISGATAAMAALLPHRQSAAQAGGANRPAPLRRGSRLRAVNPGTWMDPEMDFTPLIERCAAEGWLLEIPDTVRRQWRYFSGTDQQRIAELNAAWNDPTVDGVLYVGGGWGGARVLEAGFRFPDRALWTVGFSDSSSLLLAQWAAGLPGAIHGSSGGPDERWQRTVALLSGHPVAPLQGVGRRPGQAKGPLVVTNLTVATHLIGTPWMPDLRGAILVLEDVGEAPYRVDRMLTQWRSAGLLQQLSGVACGRFSWEKDDILPGDFTMEEILEERLGDLGVPLVVDLPVGHGLPNMALPLGAEARIDGRTGIIQLTNSFGNF from the coding sequence ATGTGGAACCGCCGATCGCTGCTGATCTCAGGAGCGACGGCGGCGATGGCAGCGTTGCTGCCTCATCGGCAGAGCGCCGCGCAGGCCGGTGGCGCCAACCGACCGGCACCGCTGCGCCGTGGCTCACGGCTACGGGCGGTGAATCCAGGCACCTGGATGGATCCGGAGATGGATTTCACCCCCCTGATCGAGCGCTGTGCCGCTGAAGGATGGCTGCTGGAGATCCCCGACACGGTGCGGCGCCAGTGGCGCTACTTCTCCGGAACAGATCAGCAGCGCATCGCCGAGCTGAACGCAGCCTGGAACGACCCGACCGTGGACGGCGTGCTGTATGTGGGTGGTGGCTGGGGTGGTGCACGGGTGCTGGAAGCGGGCTTCCGCTTCCCAGATCGGGCCCTTTGGACGGTGGGCTTCTCCGATTCCAGCTCGCTGCTGCTGGCCCAGTGGGCCGCCGGGCTGCCGGGGGCCATCCATGGTTCCAGCGGCGGACCGGATGAACGCTGGCAACGGACGGTGGCTCTGCTGAGCGGACACCCGGTGGCACCACTGCAGGGGGTCGGCAGACGGCCCGGCCAAGCCAAGGGGCCGCTGGTGGTGACCAATCTCACCGTGGCAACGCATCTGATCGGCACCCCCTGGATGCCGGATCTGCGCGGCGCGATCCTGGTGCTCGAAGACGTTGGCGAAGCCCCGTACCGGGTGGACCGGATGTTGACCCAGTGGCGCAGCGCCGGGTTGCTTCAGCAACTCTCCGGCGTGGCTTGCGGGCGGTTCAGCTGGGAGAAGGACGACATCCTTCCCGGTGACTTCACAATGGAGGAGATTCTGGAGGAGCGGCTGGGGGATCTGGGCGTACCGCTAGTCGTCGACCTTCCCGTGGGCCATGGACTGCCCAACATGGCGCTGCCCCTGGGCGCGGAGGCGCGGATCGACGGGCGCACCGGCATCATCCAGTTAACGAACAGCTTCGGCAACTTTTAA
- a CDS encoding cadherin-like domain-containing protein codes for MLLPSDALLRFAPARNFHGTPGALNLRPLTTANLPWAKGGVPYGNKHATLISWHSYNQDGGGNGIYAQRFNADGSKNGAEFLVNTHTSSDKYNASVTSLTGGGFLISWQSTDQDGWNEGIYAQRYNADGSKNGAEFLVNTHTTGGQHQPSATSLTGGGFLISWTSNGQDDSGSGIYAQRFNADGSKNGAEFLVNTHTSNSQYQPSVTSFTHGGFLISWSSSNQDGSSWGIYAQRYNADGSKNGNEFQVNTYTSSEQNNPSVTSFTGGGFLISWQSYNQDGSSNGIYAQRFNADGSKNSNEFQVNTYTSSEQNKPSVTSLTGGGFLISWTSNGQDDSGSGIYAQRFNADGSKNGAEFLVNTHTASHQDQPSVTSLTGGGFLISWSSLYQDGSGWGIYAQRFNADGSKNGAEFLVNTHTSSDQNNPSVGSFSSPLQDLAALGLSNLADPVAVSINITPLNDPPSLTSSSTPLAGAAAGQSVSFSAADLLSGYSDIDGDSLSITAVSLVNTDTGSLTGDATNDWTFSPATDFIGTVELAFSVSDGTVTVNDHTSFSIGSGSGGAGTENNDSLIGTTEPDNLSGLSGDDLIDGMDGNDVIDGAAGSDQLRGGSGDDTLTGGDHDDILQGGSGDDHLAGDAGSDQLYGARGNDLLQGGSGDDIATGDSGRDALQGGSGSDQLIGGEGDDLLDGAEGDDILQGGNGDDWLIGGPGSDDQRGGVGNDTFLAIGVTVSDDIFDGGDGTDTLITGAQSERGANYVDASLRSIERLELLPTHYADRFNYWEWDLTNYANRGSRFSLDQLGSFNWIGSTSEASWSNELHAFSVRDFTDIGSSKSWRWLRVAGEGSLDLSAANWDIDTLYRISSEAGPQTLLGTTNSDWFASGDGQDSLHGRSGDDSLLGELGNDLLVGGSGDDHLEGNAGTDTLYGGDGNDILIGGGSHDLVYGEAGNDTVELNWGQIELTGGGGAGYWYDNSTSISGTYDGGDGSDTLRIQAMQWSGSDQRGAGQTIDLRNASLANFERLEIGTSAILRLTGSQYSQFSSGVSKIAGYEGATNLAIDLSPGEELRFSRTAGINSASGALNISGADSAFSDTLAINSDGTVDLSDPNTLISGVETLEIQRGTVILTAEQWNSFDNIKAKGSGPKTISLTGTENIDLSKLSRSSDSNTTIDINLTADQFNTSDFEDFSDLFRKGTGSAELMIRITGGGQLELFRNKSQFDLILDSSSTYKLIGTDTANHIKGTPQEDTIDAGGGDDNIETSDGNDFIDGGNGDDTLIASAEVVNLTQKTLKNLEILDINGASVHLSAEQFNSFSSITGSGSVQLSTGGNVYSDRNQGSFDLHLAQEPTTLIGTSGDDTIRLDISRTATIRIDGADGHDTLELTGSGIANFDELDLQSIEAINLDGASLRLTAAQLADATINGHGALHLSDGLTAKLPIQPEGANSQGPTGTRSIADILASTPTLTGAALTGNAATAEQGEWQFSRNAGKRWTSIPTTLEADGSAALLLPSDALLRFAPARNFHGTPGALNLRPLTTANLPWAEGGVPYGNKQATLISWHSYHQDGGGWGIYAQRFNADGSKHGAEVLVNTHTSSDQYQPSVASLTDGGFLISWQSYNQDGSNWGIYAQRYNADGSKNGSEFLVNTAHLI; via the coding sequence TTGCTGCTGCCTTCCGATGCACTGCTGCGCTTTGCACCCGCTCGGAATTTTCATGGCACCCCAGGTGCCCTCAACCTCCGCCCGCTCACCACCGCAAATCTGCCCTGGGCAAAAGGTGGTGTTCCCTATGGCAACAAACACGCCACCCTCATCTCCTGGCACTCCTACAACCAGGACGGCGGTGGCAACGGCATCTACGCCCAGCGCTTCAACGCCGATGGCTCCAAAAATGGCGCTGAATTCCTCGTTAACACCCACACCTCATCGGATAAATACAACGCCAGCGTCACCTCCCTCACTGGCGGCGGCTTCCTCATCTCCTGGCAGTCCACTGACCAGGACGGTTGGAACGAGGGTATCTACGCCCAGCGCTACAACGCCGATGGCTCAAAAAACGGCGCTGAATTCCTCGTTAATACACACACCACAGGCGGGCAACACCAACCCAGCGCTACCTCCCTCACTGGCGGCGGCTTCCTCATCTCCTGGACCTCCAATGGCCAGGACGACAGTGGCAGCGGCATCTACGCCCAGCGCTTCAACGCCGATGGCTCAAAAAACGGCGCTGAATTCCTCGTTAATACACACACCTCAAACAGCCAATACCAACCCAGCGTCACCTCCTTCACTCACGGCGGCTTCCTCATCTCATGGTCCTCCTCTAACCAGGACGGCAGTAGCTGGGGCATCTACGCCCAGCGCTACAACGCCGATGGCTCAAAAAATGGCAACGAATTTCAGGTCAATACCTACACCTCATCGGAACAAAACAACCCCAGCGTCACCTCCTTCACTGGCGGCGGATTCCTCATCTCTTGGCAGTCCTACAACCAAGACGGCAGTAGCAACGGCATCTACGCCCAGCGCTTCAACGCCGATGGCTCAAAAAATAGCAACGAATTTCAGGTCAATACATACACCTCATCGGAACAAAACAAACCCAGCGTCACCTCCCTTACTGGTGGCGGCTTCCTCATCTCCTGGACCTCCAATGGCCAGGACGACAGTGGCAGCGGCATCTACGCCCAGCGCTTCAACGCCGATGGCTCAAAAAACGGCGCTGAATTCCTCGTTAACACGCACACCGCAAGCCACCAAGACCAACCAAGCGTCACCTCCCTCACTGGCGGCGGCTTCCTCATCTCTTGGTCCTCCCTTTACCAGGACGGCAGTGGCTGGGGCATCTACGCCCAGCGCTTCAACGCCGATGGCTCCAAAAACGGCGCTGAGTTCCTCGTTAACACGCACACATCATCAGATCAAAACAACCCCAGCGTCGGCTCCTTCAGTTCACCTCTCCAAGATCTTGCAGCACTCGGCCTCTCCAACCTGGCTGATCCGGTTGCCGTTTCGATCAACATCACACCGCTCAACGATCCTCCTTCTTTAACCAGCAGCTCCACGCCTCTCGCTGGTGCCGCCGCAGGGCAATCCGTCTCCTTCTCCGCGGCAGATCTGCTCTCCGGTTACTCCGACATCGACGGCGATTCCCTCTCCATCACCGCCGTCTCCCTCGTCAACACCGACACCGGGTCACTCACCGGTGATGCCACCAACGACTGGACCTTCTCTCCCGCCACCGACTTCATCGGCACCGTTGAACTCGCCTTCTCCGTCTCAGACGGCACCGTCACCGTCAACGACCACACCTCCTTCTCCATCGGCTCTGGAAGCGGTGGTGCTGGAACGGAGAACAACGACTCCCTGATCGGCACCACCGAACCCGACAACCTCTCAGGACTCAGCGGTGACGACCTCATCGATGGCATGGATGGCAACGACGTCATCGATGGTGCCGCAGGCTCCGATCAGCTCCGCGGCGGATCCGGAGACGACACCCTCACCGGTGGTGATCACGACGACATCCTTCAAGGCGGCAGCGGCGACGACCACCTTGCCGGTGACGCAGGCTCCGATCAGCTTTATGGCGCGCGCGGCAACGATCTCCTGCAAGGCGGCAGCGGCGATGACATCGCCACCGGGGATTCGGGTCGTGATGCCCTCCAAGGCGGTTCAGGGTCCGATCAACTCATCGGCGGAGAAGGCGACGACCTCCTCGATGGCGCAGAAGGCGATGACATCCTCCAGGGCGGCAACGGCGACGACTGGCTCATCGGTGGACCGGGCAGCGATGACCAGCGCGGTGGCGTTGGCAACGACACCTTCCTCGCCATCGGCGTCACCGTCAGCGATGACATCTTTGATGGCGGCGACGGCACTGACACTCTCATCACCGGTGCCCAAAGCGAACGAGGGGCCAATTACGTCGATGCCTCACTGCGCAGCATCGAACGCCTTGAACTCCTGCCCACTCACTATGCGGACCGTTTCAATTATTGGGAATGGGACCTCACCAACTACGCCAACCGCGGCAGCCGCTTCTCACTCGATCAGCTCGGCAGTTTCAACTGGATCGGCTCCACCTCAGAGGCGTCCTGGAGCAATGAACTCCACGCCTTCTCCGTTCGTGATTTCACTGACATCGGGTCATCCAAAAGCTGGCGCTGGCTGCGCGTCGCCGGCGAAGGTTCTCTTGATCTTTCGGCCGCCAACTGGGACATCGACACCCTCTACCGCATCAGCTCAGAAGCCGGCCCACAAACCCTCCTGGGCACCACCAATTCAGACTGGTTCGCATCCGGCGACGGCCAGGACAGCCTCCACGGCCGCAGCGGTGACGACTCCCTCCTCGGAGAGCTCGGCAACGATCTCCTCGTGGGCGGCAGCGGTGACGATCACCTCGAGGGCAACGCCGGCACCGACACCCTCTACGGCGGGGATGGCAACGACATCCTCATCGGTGGTGGCAGCCATGACCTTGTCTACGGCGAGGCCGGCAACGACACTGTTGAACTCAACTGGGGACAGATCGAGCTGACTGGGGGCGGGGGTGCTGGGTACTGGTACGACAACAGCACCAGCATCTCTGGCACCTACGACGGTGGCGATGGCAGCGACACACTCCGCATACAGGCCATGCAATGGTCTGGATCCGATCAGCGTGGGGCAGGGCAGACCATCGACCTGCGCAATGCCTCCCTCGCCAATTTCGAGCGCCTGGAGATCGGCACATCCGCCATCCTCAGGCTCACAGGATCTCAATACAGCCAGTTCTCATCCGGCGTCAGCAAAATTGCCGGCTATGAAGGGGCCACCAACCTCGCCATCGACCTCAGCCCTGGAGAAGAACTCCGCTTCTCCCGCACAGCTGGCATCAACTCCGCCTCCGGCGCCCTCAACATCTCTGGTGCCGACTCAGCTTTCTCAGACACTCTCGCCATCAACAGCGATGGCACCGTGGATCTCAGTGATCCAAACACCCTGATCTCCGGCGTTGAAACCCTCGAGATTCAGCGCGGTACCGTCATCCTCACAGCAGAACAATGGAACTCCTTTGACAACATCAAAGCCAAAGGGAGCGGCCCAAAAACGATATCTCTCACAGGCACAGAAAACATTGATCTATCGAAACTCAGCCGATCATCAGATAGCAACACAACCATTGACATCAATCTAACCGCCGATCAATTCAACACATCAGATTTTGAGGATTTCTCTGATCTATTCCGCAAAGGAACTGGCTCAGCCGAACTGATGATTCGGATCACAGGAGGCGGGCAGTTAGAACTCTTCAGAAATAAAAGCCAATTTGATCTAATCCTAGACAGCAGCTCCACCTACAAACTGATCGGCACCGACACTGCCAATCACATCAAGGGAACACCCCAGGAAGACACCATCGATGCCGGCGGTGGAGACGACAACATTGAGACATCAGATGGCAACGATTTTATCGACGGAGGCAATGGTGACGACACATTGATTGCAAGCGCTGAAGTCGTCAACCTCACGCAGAAGACGCTCAAAAATCTTGAAATTCTAGACATCAATGGTGCATCAGTTCACCTTTCCGCGGAACAATTCAACAGCTTCTCCTCCATCACCGGATCTGGGAGCGTTCAACTCAGCACCGGTGGGAATGTCTACTCCGATCGCAACCAGGGCAGCTTTGACCTGCACCTTGCTCAGGAGCCCACCACTCTGATTGGCACCAGTGGTGATGACACCATCCGCCTCGATATCTCCAGAACGGCCACGATCCGCATCGATGGTGCTGATGGCCACGACACACTTGAGCTCACCGGCTCCGGCATCGCCAACTTCGATGAACTCGATCTTCAGAGCATCGAAGCCATCAACCTCGATGGCGCGAGTCTTCGGCTCACCGCTGCACAACTCGCTGACGCAACCATCAACGGACATGGCGCGCTCCATCTCAGTGATGGGTTGACCGCCAAGCTCCCAATACAACCGGAGGGAGCCAACTCCCAAGGGCCCACAGGCACCCGGTCTATCGCCGACATCCTTGCCTCCACACCGACCCTCACCGGTGCAGCCTTAACCGGGAACGCCGCAACGGCTGAACAGGGTGAATGGCAGTTCAGCAGAAACGCAGGCAAACGTTGGACCAGCATCCCCACGACCCTGGAGGCTGACGGCAGTGCGGCGTTGCTGCTGCCTTCCGATGCACTGCTGCGCTTTGCACCCGCTCGGAATTTTCATGGCACCCCAGGTGCCCTCAACCTCCGCCCGCTCACCACCGCAAATCTGCCCTGGGCAGAAGGTGGTGTTCCCTATGGAAACAAACAAGCCACCCTTATCTCCTGGCACTCCTACCACCAGGACGGCGGTGGCTGGGGCATCTACGCCCAGCGCTTCAACGCCGATGGCTCCAAACACGGCGCTGAGGTCCTCGTTAATACACACACCTCATCTGATCAATACCAACCCAGCGTCGCCTCCCTCACTGATGGCGGCTTCCTCATCTCATGGCAGTCCTACAACCAGGACGGCAGCAACTGGGGCATCTACGCCCAGCGCTACAACGCCGATGGCTCCAAAAACGGCTCTGAGTTCCTCGTCAACACCGCACACCTCATCTGA